Proteins encoded in a region of the Streptomyces akebiae genome:
- a CDS encoding NADH-quinone oxidoreductase subunit D — MTPPTETRETTVGIGGAAESTDMVLNIGPQHPSTHGVLRLRLVLDGERIQHAEPVIGYMHRGAEKLFEARDYRQIIMLANRHDWLSAFSNELGVVLGVERMLGMEVPERAVWMRTLLAELNRVLNHLMFLGSYPLELGGITPVFYAFREREELQNVMEEISGGRMHYMFNRVGGLKEDLPAGWTARARAAVADVRSRMDVFDDLVLGNEIFRGRTRDVGVLSPQAVHAYGVSGPIARASGVDFDLRRDEPYLAYGELQDVLRVVTRDEGDCLARFECLLEQTHNSLALADACLDRLADLPPGPVNQRLPKVLKAPEGHTYAWTENPLGINGYYLVSKGEKTPYRLKLRSASYNNIQALTELLPGTLVADMVAILGSLFFVVGDIDK; from the coding sequence ATGACTCCCCCGACGGAGACCCGAGAGACGACGGTCGGTATCGGCGGTGCCGCCGAGAGCACGGACATGGTGCTGAACATCGGCCCGCAGCATCCGTCCACGCACGGTGTGCTGCGGCTGCGGCTGGTCCTCGACGGCGAGCGCATCCAGCACGCCGAGCCGGTCATCGGCTATATGCACCGGGGCGCGGAGAAGCTCTTCGAAGCGCGTGACTACCGCCAGATCATCATGCTCGCCAACCGTCACGACTGGCTCTCCGCCTTCTCCAACGAACTCGGCGTCGTCCTCGGTGTCGAACGCATGCTCGGTATGGAGGTCCCCGAGCGGGCGGTCTGGATGCGCACGCTCCTCGCCGAGCTGAACCGGGTCCTGAACCACCTGATGTTCCTCGGCTCGTACCCGCTGGAGCTCGGCGGCATCACCCCGGTCTTCTACGCCTTCCGGGAGCGCGAGGAGCTCCAGAACGTCATGGAGGAGATCTCCGGCGGGCGGATGCACTACATGTTCAACCGGGTGGGCGGTCTGAAGGAGGACCTGCCGGCGGGGTGGACCGCACGCGCGCGTGCGGCCGTCGCCGACGTCCGCTCCCGTATGGACGTCTTCGACGACCTGGTGCTCGGCAACGAGATCTTCCGGGGCCGCACCCGGGACGTGGGCGTCCTCTCCCCTCAGGCCGTGCACGCGTACGGGGTCAGCGGCCCCATCGCCCGCGCCTCCGGCGTCGACTTCGATCTGCGGCGCGACGAGCCGTATCTGGCGTACGGCGAGCTCCAGGACGTCCTTCGGGTCGTCACCCGGGACGAGGGCGACTGCCTCGCCCGCTTCGAGTGCCTGCTGGAGCAGACCCACAACTCCCTCGCCCTCGCCGACGCCTGCCTGGACCGTCTGGCCGACCTCCCGCCCGGTCCCGTGAACCAGCGCCTGCCGAAGGTCCTCAAGGCCCCCGAGGGGCACACCTACGCCTGGACCGAGAACCCCCTCGGCATCAACGGCTACTACCTCGTCAGCAAGGGCGAGAAGACCCCCTACCGCCTCAAACTCCGCTCCGCCTCGTACAACAACATCCAGGCCCTCACGGAACTGCTGCCGGGGACGCTGGTGGCCGACATGGTGGCCATCCTGGGCTCGCTGTTCTTCGTGGTGGGCGACATCGACAAGTAG
- a CDS encoding PH domain-containing protein, producing METGTLEDGAERAEDEPVWTGLPPGLLRMRRLLLVVWLVPITVGTAVLLGWLAGPPWAAFALLPLGLLLWGWPMLGRNWRSWRYAERADDLLISRGVLWREETVVPYGRMQLVEVTSGPVERHFNLASVQLHTAAAATDARIPGLDPAEAERLRDHLTQLGEARSAGL from the coding sequence ATGGAGACGGGGACCTTGGAGGACGGCGCCGAGCGCGCGGAGGACGAGCCGGTCTGGACGGGACTGCCGCCCGGGCTGCTGCGGATGAGGCGGCTGTTGCTGGTGGTGTGGCTGGTGCCGATCACCGTCGGTACGGCCGTCCTGCTGGGCTGGCTGGCGGGGCCGCCCTGGGCGGCGTTCGCGCTCCTGCCCCTGGGACTGCTGCTCTGGGGGTGGCCGATGCTGGGCCGCAACTGGCGGTCGTGGCGGTACGCCGAACGGGCCGACGACCTGTTGATCAGCCGGGGTGTGCTCTGGCGCGAGGAGACCGTCGTGCCGTACGGGCGCATGCAGCTGGTCGAGGTGACCTCCGGTCCCGTCGAGCGGCACTTCAACCTGGCGAGTGTGCAGCTGCACACGGCCGCGGCCGCCACGGACGCCCGTATCCCGGGCCTCGACCCGGCCGAGGCCGAACGTCTGCGCGACCACCTCACCCAGCTGGGCGAGGCCCGATCGGCAGGGCTGTGA
- a CDS encoding PH domain-containing protein: MPADGAAGAEKPVVEHRLHPVTPLRRAWAPVAVLIGWGVHDPDGAQRQLMRLDTTTLLIGLAVFVPAAALYGFLTWWFTHFAVTDSELRIRTGLVFRRTAHIRLERIQAIDVTRPLLARIAGVAKLKLDVVGTDKKDELAYLGEAHAGALRAELLARAAGFAPDTAHEVGEAPVRQLLRVPAGVLAMSLVLTGATWWTLVAAVVVPSVLWFATESVWTVLATALPLLGAAGASSVGRFVGEYDWTVGDSPDGLRIDHGLLDRSHETVPPGRVQTVRVVEPLLWRRRGWVRVELDVAGSTNSVLLPVAPRAVAESVIARVLPGVSVPDATALERPPGRARWCVPWWWRGYGLAVSDTVFAARHGLLRRRLDLVPHAKVQSVRLSQGPWKRYKGLADVHVDTGANKTVTARLRDAGEAADLLRAQAERSRTGRREALPDRWMV, encoded by the coding sequence ATACCGGCGGACGGCGCCGCGGGGGCGGAGAAACCGGTCGTCGAGCATCGGCTGCATCCGGTGACGCCGTTGCGGCGCGCCTGGGCACCGGTGGCGGTGCTGATCGGGTGGGGGGTGCACGATCCGGACGGCGCGCAGCGGCAGCTGATGCGGCTCGACACGACGACCCTGCTGATCGGGCTCGCGGTGTTCGTTCCGGCCGCCGCCCTCTACGGCTTCCTGACCTGGTGGTTCACCCACTTCGCGGTGACCGACAGCGAACTGCGCATCCGTACCGGACTGGTGTTCCGCCGCACCGCCCACATCCGTCTCGAACGCATTCAGGCCATCGACGTCACCCGCCCGCTGCTGGCCAGGATCGCGGGCGTCGCCAAACTCAAACTCGACGTCGTCGGCACCGACAAGAAGGACGAGCTGGCCTATCTCGGCGAGGCGCACGCCGGCGCCCTGCGGGCCGAACTCCTGGCCCGCGCGGCCGGTTTCGCGCCGGACACCGCGCACGAGGTCGGCGAGGCGCCCGTACGGCAGTTGCTGAGGGTGCCGGCGGGCGTGCTGGCCATGTCCCTCGTCCTGACCGGCGCGACCTGGTGGACCCTCGTGGCCGCGGTCGTCGTGCCGTCCGTGCTGTGGTTCGCCACGGAGAGCGTGTGGACCGTCCTCGCGACCGCGCTGCCGCTGCTCGGCGCGGCCGGGGCGAGCAGCGTGGGGCGGTTCGTCGGGGAGTACGACTGGACGGTCGGCGACTCCCCCGACGGGCTCCGCATCGACCACGGACTCCTCGACCGGTCCCACGAGACGGTCCCGCCCGGCCGCGTGCAGACCGTGCGCGTCGTCGAACCGCTGCTGTGGCGGCGCCGCGGGTGGGTCCGGGTCGAGCTGGACGTGGCGGGCTCGACCAACTCCGTTCTCCTGCCCGTCGCGCCGCGTGCGGTGGCCGAGTCGGTCATCGCGCGGGTGCTGCCGGGGGTGAGCGTGCCGGACGCGACGGCCCTCGAACGGCCGCCGGGGCGGGCGCGGTGGTGCGTGCCGTGGTGGTGGCGGGGGTACGGGCTGGCCGTCAGCGACACGGTCTTCGCGGCCCGGCACGGGCTGCTGCGGCGCCGGCTCGACCTCGTACCGCATGCGAAGGTGCAGAGCGTACGGCTGTCGCAGGGGCCCTGGAAGCGGTACAAGGGGCTCGCCGACGTCCACGTCGACACCGGCGCCAACAAGACCGTGACGGCGCGACTGCGCGACGCGGGCGAGGCGGCGGACCTGCTGCGGGCCCAGGCGGAACGGTCACGGACGGGACGGCGGGAGGCGCTGCCCGACCGGTGGATGGTGTAG